A stretch of DNA from Mesomycoplasma lagogenitalium:
AGAGTACTGGGATATAATTCTCCAACACCAATTAATCCAACTGCTTATTCATTAGTAAACAGAGAAACAAATGAAGAAATTCCTGTTGAGGTTCTTGATATTTCTAATTTAGCAAACACAACAACTATTACTGTAACTAAAGAAGAAGAACCTAAATCCGAATCTATTTGAACAAGAACAAATTGAATCTTATGAGTAACAGTATGAATAGCGCTTTTATTCTTAATAATAGCAATTATAGTTTATATATTTGCAATTTAAATAATAAACGTATCTAATTTGATACGTTTTTTTAGAAAAGTGGGAAATAAAATGGAAAAAATTATTTTAGTATTAGTTTTAATTTTAGTTTTAATAATGTTTTTCATTCTTGTTATAAAAGAAATTTATTTTCTTTACAAGCATATTAAAAGTAAAAAATCAAAATTTAAAGAAATGGCTGATTCCAATAAAAATCGTGTCATTATAGAATTAAAAAATGCGGTTGAAGAACTTTCAAAAACTAAAACTGGAGCAATTATAACTATCGAAAATCATGATAATATCGAAAATTTAAGAACAGACGGAGTTAGAATTGATTCAAACATTTCTTCTTCCTTACTAATTTCTATTTTTAATAAAAATTCACCATTACATGATGGTGCTGTTATTATTAGAAATAATAAAATTACATATGCTTCAACATATTATAAAATAACTTCTAAATCAATTAATAATAAATTCGGATCAAGACATAGAGCGGCTATGGGTATTAGCGAACAATCAGATTCAACTACAATAGTTGTTTCTGAAGAAACTGGCGGAATTACCATAGCAAAAAATGGTAAGTTCGAATATGTATTAATTGATGATTTTAGAAAGGTATTAGAATCGAAATTAAAAAATTAAAAAAGTAGGAGTTATAATGGATTTAAAAATCGCTTTAGAAAAAAAAGATATAAATTGAGTAAGAGATTTTTCAAAATCTATTCCTATTTCCCAAATTGCCGATGAAGTTGAAAAATTATCAATAGTTAATCGTGTTTTATTTTTTAGAATGCTCAATACCGATGTAGCTGGAGAAATTTTTTCCAGCTTAGAAATGGAAGTGCAAGAAAATTTAATTAAAAACTTTTCTGATGAAATGGTTGAGCAAATTTTAGATGAATTATATACAGATGAAATTGCCGATTTAATTGAAGAAATTCCTTCCAATCTTTCACAAAGGGTTTTAAAAAATATTGATCCAGAAAGAAGAACGGCTGTTAATAAAATATTAAAGTATAAAGAAGATCAAATTGGTTCAATAATGTCGGTCGATATTATTAGTTTAAAAGAAAATTGAACAGCACAACAGGCAATTGAATATATAAGAAATAAAAAAGACGATGTAGAATTAACCCACTACTACTACATTGTTAATAAAAATAAAAAATTAGTGGGAGCATTAACTTTGGAAGATATTGTTTTTTCTAAAGACAATCTCCAATTAAAAGAAATAATGTTTGCTGTCCCTTGTGTCTATACAACCGATTTAAAGGAAGATGTTGCTAATGTTTTTGCTGAAAATGATATGTCCGTTATTCCAGTAATGAATTCTTCGAATCGATTAATAGGAATGGTTACATCTGATGATATTATCGACATCGTTCAAGAAGAGGGGACAGAAGATATGTATAAAATGGCAGGGATTAATTCTGAAGATTTAGAAGAGCAATATTTAAAAACAAGTATTTTAAAAATAGTTAAATCAAGAATTTTTTGATTAATTGTTTTAATGTTTGGATCTACTTTATCGCAGGTTATCATTCAAATATTCACCGATTATTTAGAACACAGTAATTCATTAAAAAGTTTAGGAATGGGAATTTTTATTTCAACAATCATTTCAATTATTCCCGTTATTTCCGGTTCTGCTGGAAACGCAGGATCACAATCTGCAACAACCATAACTAGAGCCCTTTCTTTAGGAGAAATCAAAAAACGGGGTTATATGAAAAAAGTTTTTTTTAAAGAATTAAATATTAGTATGGTTATTGGATCGATTTTGATGTTGATTAATTTTATAAGATTAATTTGCTATTTTATGATAAGTAGAGATTTATTTAATACTTCTTTTATTGAATATGAGGGACAAATTACTAAATTACCTAAATATGCATACATTTTAATTATTTCAGCCGCTGCTTCTATTTCTATGTTTTTGGTTATCGTATTTTCAAAAATTTTAGGTTCAGTTATTCCTTTATTAGCAGCAAGAATTGGAAAAGATCCAGCAGTTATGTCAGCTCCCGTTTTAGCAACACTAACAGATGCAACATCAACACTGATTTTTTTCGGAATTACAATTTTAATATTTTTAGTTATTTAATATATAATTTAAAAGTAATTATTAGCAAATCAAAATACAAAAAGGAAGTTTATTTATGGATTCAACAACAGTCGGGATAATTTTAGGAATATTAATAGCAGGAATTATTGCTTTAATTGTTTTTCAAGTTATTGTCGATCGAAAAAAGAAAAGAAAATTAAAAAAGCAGAGAGATGAATTAACAAAATTAGAACAAAAAGTTTTATTAGAAGTTGTTGCTAAAGTTAATTCAATAATTGAAGTTAATCAACATAATTTAGATAATTTTGTAGTTTCTATCGGCGAAAGAAAAATGAAGGATATTATTTTTTGAGCTAAATCAAATTTAAAAGAAGTTACTGAAACAGAAGAATATAAAAAAGCCTTTATAGATAATCCTTTTGAAAAAAATGAATTACTTCAAGAAAATATTGAAATTTTAATAGCCTCTAGATCAAATGGTTGAAGTAAAAGAAATAGTAAAGAAATTGAATATTTTCAAGAACTAGAAAAAGTTTTTTTAGAAAAAGATGAATCTAAAGATACTTATTTAGAAAGAAAAACCACATTGAAAGGCGAATATTTATTAAATGAAAAATAAAAATTTACCCAATTACTTAACATTATTAAGAATAGTTTTATGAGTTCCTTTTCTAATTATTTTAGCAATCTATTATACCAGCGTCTCTTTTCAACCAACTGTAAAAGAATATTATTGAATGAATATTTTAGCAGTATTTATTTTCATTTTAGCAATGATAACAGATTTTTTAGATGGACATCTAGCTAGAAAATACGATAATGTTTCTAACTTTGGAAAACTTTTTGATCCCATTGCGGATAAATTAATGACATCAACTGCATTGATTTTTTTAGCAGCAATAGGTTTTACAGAAATATGAATTGTTGTAATATTTATTGCTAGAGATATTGTTGTTGATGGCTGCAGAAATTTAGCAGCAAGAGAAAATAAAAAAATAGCTGCTTCAATTTGAGGAAAATTAAAAACTCTTTTTCAAAGTTTTGCAATTCCATTAATTTTCATTTTAGGACCAATTTTAAGATGAACAGATTTTTATTGACCTGTTTTTTATTGAATTCTTAATGTTCCAGTTATTTTAGCACTATTTTTATCTCTTTTATCAGGATATTTTTACATAAAAGATTTAAATCATTTAATCCGTTTAAAAGAAAAAAATACTAAAAATAGAAGAAAAAAATAAATTATATTTAATAATAAAATGATGTCAATTTAAAAACAATGCGAGTTTTGTGATAATAAACTCGCATTTTTATTATTTAAATTTAAATAAAAAAATAAATTCCCCTTTTTCGCAATAAAATTATTTGTTTTTTATAAATAAAATTTTATTTTTATAAGTAAAATAGTATAATTTAATAGTTAAATTTATACAAATAAGGAGAAAAAATGACACCACATATTAATGCAAAACCAGGACAAATTGCTAAAACAGTTTTAATGCCTGGAGATCCATTAAGAGCAAAATTTATTGCAGAGAAATTTTTAACAAATGTTGAATTAGTTAACACTGTTAGAAATGTTTTTATGTATACAGGATTATATAAAGGAAAACCAATTACAGTTGCTGCGTCAGGAATGGGGGTTCCTTCTATCGGAATTTACTCATATGAATTATTTAAATTTTATGATGTTGATAGAATTGTTAGAATCGGATCAGCAGGAGCATATACAGCAGATTTAAAACTTTACGATGTTGTATTAGTTAATGAAGCATATACAGATTCACATGCTTATGCTGAAATGGTTTTAGGTCAAAAAACTCACGTTTTAAGACCATCAGCTAAATTAAATGCTCAATTATTAGAAAATGCTTTAAAACTAGGAATTGATGTAACTGTTGGTAGAATCCATACACAAGATGTTTTTTATTCTTCAAGACCATTAGAAAAAACAATTGAAATTTCCAAGGCAATCGCGGTTGAAATGGAATCGTTTGCATTATTTGCTAATGCTAAAAAATTAGGTAAAGAAGCTGCATGTTTATTAACAATTTCTGACAATTTAATAACACATGAAGAAACTTCTTCTGAAGAACGTGAAACTAAATTTTCTCAAATGATGGAAATTGCTTTAGAATTAGCTTAATTTATTAATATATGGACTAACCTTTTTTGAGTTAGTCTTTTTTATTGAAAGGAAAAAAAATGAGAATCGTTGATCTTATTATTAAAAAACGTGAAGGCTTTGAATTGAATGATCAAGAAATAGAATTCATCATTCAAAAATATGTATCTGGCGAAATTAAAGATTATCAAATGTCTTCATTTTTAACAACAATAATGTTTAAAGGTATGACACCAAAAGAAATTGGTAAATTTACCTTAGAAATGATGAAATCAGGAAGAATTATTGATCTTAAATCGATAAAAGGAATTAAAGTAGATAAACACTCTACTGGAGGAGTTGGAGATAAAACCACTTTGGTGGTAGGTCCAATTATTGCGGCTTTAGATGTTCCGGTCGCTAAAATGTCCGGTCGGGGACTGGGTCATACAGGAGGAACAATTGATAAATTAGAATCTATTCCTGGATTTTCAGTTGCTTTAACTGAGCAAGAATTTATCGATCAAGTAAATAAAATAAAAATTGCTGTTATTGGACAAACAGACGATTTAGTTCCGGCTGATAAAAAATTATATGCATTAAGAGATGTTACTGGAAATGTATCTTCTATTCCGTTAATAGCTTCATCTATTATGTCTAAAAAATTAGCAACTGGTTCAGATGCAATTTTATTGGATGTTAAATGTGGAAATGGTGCTTTTATGACAAATGTAGAAGAGGCAAGAAAATTAGCATCACAAATGATAACTATTGGTAAGGAATTAAACAGAGATGTTAGAGTAGAAATTACTAATATGTCTCGTCCAATGGGTAAATCTATCGGTAATAAAAATGAAGTTTTAGAAGCTATTAGAACTTTAAAAGGTCAAGGAACTAGTGACTTTAATGAATTATGTTATTCAGCATGTATTACTATATTAAAACAAGCAAAAGTAACAAACGATGAAAAAGAAGCTAAAAAAATGATTGATGAAGTTATTAAAAGCGGAAAAGCCTTAGATAAATTTTATGAATTTATCGAAACACAAGGCGGAGATGTTCAAAAATTAAAAGCAAAAGATTTTTGAAATCCAAAATATAAACTAGATGTTCTAGCTGAAAATGACGGATTTATGGAAATAAGTTCAGCACTTTCTTTTGGTATCGCTGCATCAAAATTAGGAGCAGGAAGAATCACTAAAGAAGATAATATTGATTTTGAAGCTGGAATTGAAATTAACAAAAAAACAAATGATGAAGTAAAAAAAGGTGATTTATTATTCACATTATATTCATCAAAACCAATTGATATGCAAATTGCAAACGAATTAAAAGATTCATATCAAATTAATAAACAAAAAGTAGAAAATAAAGTAATTTTAGACAGAATGGAGTAGAAAATGAATTGAGCAAAATTAATTGATCATACTTATTTAAAACCAGAAGGTACATCGAAAGAAATTAATAAACTAATCGATGAAGCAAAAGAATATGGATTTAAAACTATTTGTGTTAACTCTTGTTGAGTTAAACATGCAAAAGAAAAATTAGAAAAAACTGAAGTTGGCATTACTTCAGTTATCGGATTTCCATTAGGAGCAATGACAACACAAGCAAAAGCTCATGAAGCAAAATTAGCTGTAAATCATGGAGCTGACGAAATTGATATGGTTATTAATATTGGAAAATTAAAAGAAGGACAATACGATTACGTTTTAAACGATATTAAAGCAGTTAAAAAAGAAATCGGTACAAAAATATTGAAAGTAATTATCGAAACTGCATTATTAACAAAAGATGAAATTAAAAAAGCTACAGAAATTGTATTGAATTCTGGAGCAGAATTTGTTAAAACATCAACAGGTTTTTCTTACAGAGGAGCATCTGAAGAAGATATTATGATAATGAAAGAAATTGTTGGTGATAAAATCGAAATTAAGGCAGCTGGTGGTGTTAAAAGTTTAGATGATCTTAAAAAGATGTATGAACTAGGAGCCACAAGATTTGGAACATCTTCTGGTGTCCAAATTATGCAAGGTGTTAAATTAGATAAAAACAGTGGATATTAAATTTTATTGAATGTTAAATTAATAAATAGATATAAACAAACAAGGGGTAGAAATGGTCAAAGTGTTAAATCATCCGTTGATTACAACTAAATTAACTATAATGAGAAACAAAGAAACTAGTCATCAATTATTTAGAGAGTTATTAAAAGAAATTTCAACATTGATGGTTTTTGAAATTTTAAGAGATTATAAAACTATAAAATGTGATGTTGAAACTCCAACAGGAGCAATTGCTCAGGGTCAAAAAATGGATCAAGAAATTATTATTGTTCCAATTTTAAGAGCAGGATTAGGAATGGTAGAAGGAATTCTTTCATTAATTCCCAATTCGAGAGTAGGACATATAGGGGTATATCGTGATGAGAAAAACTTTCAAGCTCATGAATACTTTTATAAAGTTCCTACAATTGATAAAAATTCTTTAATTTTATTAGTTGATCCGATGTTAGCAACCGGAACATCGGCAATTGATTCAATTGAAAGATTAAAAAAAGATGGCTTTAAAAACATTAATTTAGTGTGTTTAGTTGGTGTTCAAGAA
This window harbors:
- a CDS encoding MHJ_0274 family protein; the encoded protein is MDSTTVGIILGILIAGIIALIVFQVIVDRKKKRKLKKQRDELTKLEQKVLLEVVAKVNSIIEVNQHNLDNFVVSIGERKMKDIIFWAKSNLKEVTETEEYKKAFIDNPFEKNELLQENIEILIASRSNGWSKRNSKEIEYFQELEKVFLEKDESKDTYLERKTTLKGEYLLNEK
- the pgsA gene encoding CDP-diacylglycerol--glycerol-3-phosphate 3-phosphatidyltransferase yields the protein MKNKNLPNYLTLLRIVLWVPFLIILAIYYTSVSFQPTVKEYYWMNILAVFIFILAMITDFLDGHLARKYDNVSNFGKLFDPIADKLMTSTALIFLAAIGFTEIWIVVIFIARDIVVDGCRNLAARENKKIAASIWGKLKTLFQSFAIPLIFILGPILRWTDFYWPVFYWILNVPVILALFLSLLSGYFYIKDLNHLIRLKEKNTKNRRKK
- the deoC gene encoding deoxyribose-phosphate aldolase; translated protein: MNWAKLIDHTYLKPEGTSKEINKLIDEAKEYGFKTICVNSCWVKHAKEKLEKTEVGITSVIGFPLGAMTTQAKAHEAKLAVNHGADEIDMVINIGKLKEGQYDYVLNDIKAVKKEIGTKILKVIIETALLTKDEIKKATEIVLNSGAEFVKTSTGFSYRGASEEDIMIMKEIVGDKIEIKAAGGVKSLDDLKKMYELGATRFGTSSGVQIMQGVKLDKNSGY
- the upp gene encoding uracil phosphoribosyltransferase → MVKVLNHPLITTKLTIMRNKETSHQLFRELLKEISTLMVFEILRDYKTIKCDVETPTGAIAQGQKMDQEIIIVPILRAGLGMVEGILSLIPNSRVGHIGVYRDEKNFQAHEYFYKVPTIDKNSLILLVDPMLATGTSAIDSIERLKKDGFKNINLVCLVGVQEGIDNVQKKHSDVKIFLAAQDLYLNEKKYIIPGLGDAGDRIFGTK
- the mgtE gene encoding magnesium transporter, whose protein sequence is MDLKIALEKKDINWVRDFSKSIPISQIADEVEKLSIVNRVLFFRMLNTDVAGEIFSSLEMEVQENLIKNFSDEMVEQILDELYTDEIADLIEEIPSNLSQRVLKNIDPERRTAVNKILKYKEDQIGSIMSVDIISLKENWTAQQAIEYIRNKKDDVELTHYYYIVNKNKKLVGALTLEDIVFSKDNLQLKEIMFAVPCVYTTDLKEDVANVFAENDMSVIPVMNSSNRLIGMVTSDDIIDIVQEEGTEDMYKMAGINSEDLEEQYLKTSILKIVKSRIFWLIVLMFGSTLSQVIIQIFTDYLEHSNSLKSLGMGIFISTIISIIPVISGSAGNAGSQSATTITRALSLGEIKKRGYMKKVFFKELNISMVIGSILMLINFIRLICYFMISRDLFNTSFIEYEGQITKLPKYAYILIISAAASISMFLVIVFSKILGSVIPLLAARIGKDPAVMSAPVLATLTDATSTLIFFGITILIFLVI
- a CDS encoding diadenylate cyclase yields the protein MEKIILVLVLILVLIMFFILVIKEIYFLYKHIKSKKSKFKEMADSNKNRVIIELKNAVEELSKTKTGAIITIENHDNIENLRTDGVRIDSNISSSLLISIFNKNSPLHDGAVIIRNNKITYASTYYKITSKSINNKFGSRHRAAMGISEQSDSTTIVVSEETGGITIAKNGKFEYVLIDDFRKVLESKLKN
- the deoD gene encoding purine-nucleoside phosphorylase translates to MTPHINAKPGQIAKTVLMPGDPLRAKFIAEKFLTNVELVNTVRNVFMYTGLYKGKPITVAASGMGVPSIGIYSYELFKFYDVDRIVRIGSAGAYTADLKLYDVVLVNEAYTDSHAYAEMVLGQKTHVLRPSAKLNAQLLENALKLGIDVTVGRIHTQDVFYSSRPLEKTIEISKAIAVEMESFALFANAKKLGKEAACLLTISDNLITHEETSSEERETKFSQMMEIALELA
- a CDS encoding pyrimidine-nucleoside phosphorylase codes for the protein MRIVDLIIKKREGFELNDQEIEFIIQKYVSGEIKDYQMSSFLTTIMFKGMTPKEIGKFTLEMMKSGRIIDLKSIKGIKVDKHSTGGVGDKTTLVVGPIIAALDVPVAKMSGRGLGHTGGTIDKLESIPGFSVALTEQEFIDQVNKIKIAVIGQTDDLVPADKKLYALRDVTGNVSSIPLIASSIMSKKLATGSDAILLDVKCGNGAFMTNVEEARKLASQMITIGKELNRDVRVEITNMSRPMGKSIGNKNEVLEAIRTLKGQGTSDFNELCYSACITILKQAKVTNDEKEAKKMIDEVIKSGKALDKFYEFIETQGGDVQKLKAKDFWNPKYKLDVLAENDGFMEISSALSFGIAASKLGAGRITKEDNIDFEAGIEINKKTNDEVKKGDLLFTLYSSKPIDMQIANELKDSYQINKQKVENKVILDRME